DNA from Fusobacterium perfoetens:
CATCTAACTGGTAAATATTTTCATAGGGCAGTTTTAAATAATTTTCTTCTTTACTAATTGCAAAAACATCTGTATTTAATAAATATTCATACTCTTTTTGACTAAAATTACTTATTGAACACTTTTTATTGTTTTTAAAGATTTCTATAAGAATATAATCATCCTCATATTTTTTTTTAAACTCATATTTTATTTCTTTTGTATTTTTAAAAATTTTAGAAAAAATATTCTTTAACGCCATGTCCATATTCTCCCTTCTGCCCTATATCCTAATTCTGACAACCTATATTTAAAAACTGTTTGCCAATTTGAAGAATGATTCCATCCGTTACTTATATTGAATTGTTTTAATGGAATTGCGTTTTTCCAATTTTTTAACCTTTCTTTTACAATTATAATAGAATTATTATTATACCAACTTCTTATTATTAGTGAATTTACATTTTTTTTAGGATAAACATAAGTTGCATTTCCTTTTTTTCCAAATTCGATAACAGTATGATTTTCAAATTCCATTACTATAGCTTGAGCTAACTTTTCATAATAATCTATATTTTTTAAACAATATGCATAACTTTTCCAAAAAATGGCTCTTTCAGGATCTTTAATTTCTTTGCCAAAAAATTCGTCCAATTTTTCTTGGAAAAACCACTTAGAAAAAATATTTTTTTCATTTTCATTAAAAAATAGCCAGGAATTATTTTTTTTCTGAATATCTCCGACTACATCTAATATTTCATAAAACCACATATTCGTATTTTCGTTGAAGTTTCCATGTTTGAAATAGGCATTTAGTATTTTTTTGTATAGTTCTATTTTATCCGAGTAATTTGTTATTTTTCTTTTAAAATTTTCTTTTATAACTTCATTTGTTTTTTTACTCTTCTTTATAACAATTATTTCTATATAATTTCTTATAATATTTTCAATAATATCATAAAATAATTCAGATTTTTTATCGATATAATATTCTAATTCATATTCTAATAAGTTAGAAAGATATTTATCCATATCTTTTAAAAATTTTCCACTTAAAAATGAAACAACCTTTTCATTATTTTGTTTCATTTCTAAAAATAATTTTGTCTTTTTAGAATAAGTTACATCTTTTAATTTATTAATTTTATCAGATATAGAAAAAATTATATTTTGAATTTCAGAGCTTTTATAAAATATTATAACAGAATCATAAAAAATGTCTAAATTAAAGAAGTCATTTTTAATAGATTCATTTTCTAATGTGTATTCTAATCTTTTTAAAAACTCCTCTATACTTAGACTATATTTTTCTTTCAAAATAATTTTTACTTGTCCAATATTATAAAAAATTTTTAAAATATCATTCGTTTTTATTAGAGATTTGTTTAGTAAATTTTCTATTATATATCTTAATTCAAAATCACTTATTTTAGATTTTTTTTCTCCCCATTCTAATTCGATATTTTCTACAGTTTTTTTAAGTTCTTTACATTTATAAATATCAAGATTTAATTTTATTAACTTCATAAGATTTTACACCATTTTTTAAAATATTTCTAATTTCCTCATTAGCTTTTTCGTCATCTAATCTAAACTGAAATTCTACTCTTCTACTTTTACTTCTATTGATGCTTCCGTTAGAATTTTTTATTGGTAAAACCTCACTTCTACCATTAGCTGTAATTATTTTTTTTAATTCTTCTTTCCATTTAAATTCCGGCATTTCATCACTGTATATAAATTTAACAACATTTGAAGCACGCTTTTGAGATAAATCTAAATTATATAAATATGTTCCTATATCATCAGTATGTCCTTCTATTACTATTTGAGTAACATATTTTCTTATATTTCTATCTCCTAAAAAAACTTCAACATATCTTGGAATAAATTCTTTTAAAAACTCTTTTCCTTCTGGTTTTAATTCAGCACTTCCTAGATTAAAAAGAATTTTATCATCTAACTTTATATTTCCAGTTTTATTATCTATATCTATTTTTAAATTTTCATTTTTAAATTTTTCTATAATAAGAGTTATTATAGTTTGTTTTATTCCAAGTACTTTTTCCAAACTATCACTTTTGTATTTTAATTCTTGAACTTTTTTTTCTAAATTTCCCAAATTATTTATAAGCTCTTCTTTTTCTGCTAATTTTTTATTTACATTTAAAATTTGTAGAATAAATAAAAATATAAATATTATTAATGTTCCTGACATTAAATCTCCAATAGAGAGCCAGTAATTAAATTTTTCTTCATCATTTTCTCTATATTTATATTTCATTTATTATTTTTCCTCTCTTTCTTTTGAGATAGTGTTTTCTTTTAGTGCTTCTAATTTCTTATCAAAAGTTTCTATTTTTTCTTCTATTAATTTATTTTCTATTTTTAAAATATCAACTTGATTTTCAGTCATTTCTTTTGTTTCTATTATAACTTCTGAAAATTTAATTATCTTTTCATCAAAAGTTTGTAATGCTGAATTAAAACTTCCTATGGCAATAGAAAGATTTTTATCGTAATCTGTAAATAAATCTACTAATCCATTTTTAATTTCTTTTGTATAATCTACAGTTTGATTTTTTATGAAAATATTATATTCATCAGAGCTTTGTTTTAATATACTTCTTAATTCAATAGATGTTTCTTTTAAATTTTCTTTATATTTTTCTAAGCTTTCTGATAATTTTTCTTGATATTGATCTAAATTCGTAGATAACTTTTCATTAATTCCTTTAAATGTCTCTTCATAATTAGACCATAATTCTTGAACTTCTTTTTCTGCGTAGAATAACTCTTTTGAATTTTCTAAAAGGGTTGTAGCTACATTCATAACATTTTTATTTTCTTCTAAAATTTTTACATTATTGTTTTGAACAGATACTAATTCATCTAACATTTCAGTTAATTGATTGCTTGTTTCAACATATTTTGTGCTTACTTTATCAACTTCTATTATTACTTTTTTAAAATCACTGTTAATTTTTTCTATTGTTTCAGCAAAATTTTCTTTTAACTCTGAAGTTTCTTTAAGAATATCTAAATAGGATATTTTTAACTCTGAAAGTTTTTCTATCGAAATAGTTATTTCTTCTTTAAATTCTTTCATTTTTAAAGAATTATCAGAAAAAATTACAGATATTTGTCCTAAAGAATCGTTTATGTTTGCAATTAGTTCTTCATTAAAAATTTTTTCTAAAGATTGAGAAAGTTCAGTTTTAAAATTAGTGCCAACACTATTTGAAAAGTCTGAAATATTTGTACTTATCTCTTTAGCCATGGTTTCTATTTGATTAGCTATTTTAGTTCCTACATTAGAGGAATAATCAGAAATATTTTTATTTAAATTTTCTGACATAATATTTATTTGACCTGATAATTCCTTTGCCATATCATTATTAGACTCTTTTATATCGTTTAAAGATTTTATAATTATATCTATCGAATCTTCTTTTATGCTTTTTTTTGTCAAAGAATTTATCTTTCTTCTAATTATAGTTATTGTTTTTTCTATATCATTAAAATGAATATTTATAAAGTTAGAAAGTACTAATGAATAACTTAGTCCAAATAAACTTGTATAAAAAGCTGTTTTTACTCCACTTAATAAACTTCCCACTCCTACTTCTATAGATTCCACATTACTTAAATCTAATTGAGATAATCCTGATGTTAAGCCATAAAATGTTCCTAACATTCCAAGTCCTACTAAAAATTGTGGCATATAATTAAATACTTTATAACTTATTTGTTGTTTATATATTACATCAAAATTAAAAAAATTATCTGAATCTATGGTTTCGTATTTTTTTCCATCTTTAGTATAAAGTGTTTCTATATAGTTTCTCCATTCTTTTTTTATTATAGAATTATTTGGAAGTCCTTCGATTTTTTCATTTAGTTCACCATAATCTTCTGTATTTTCAAGAGTATCTCTAAAATTTTTTAAATTATTTATTTTCTTCTTATCTTTTATTAGTCTAATAAATATACTTCCCCAAAATATTGATGACATTATTAAAAAGAATAATTCATTAGCAGACACTATATTTTTTTTATAAATAATTCCATTATATTCTTCTTTTAAGATATTATCCTTTAAAAGTTCTTGATAGTCGCTTTCAAAGTAATTTTCTAAATATATTTTTTTTAAAAGATTTATATTTAGCTTTCTATTTAAGTAAATAATCTTAATTATATTTTTTTCTACTTCATTTAAAGA
Protein-coding regions in this window:
- a CDS encoding EH signature domain-containing protein; this encodes MKLIKLNLDIYKCKELKKTVENIELEWGEKKSKISDFELRYIIENLLNKSLIKTNDILKIFYNIGQVKIILKEKYSLSIEEFLKRLEYTLENESIKNDFFNLDIFYDSVIIFYKSSEIQNIIFSISDKINKLKDVTYSKKTKLFLEMKQNNEKVVSFLSGKFLKDMDKYLSNLLEYELEYYIDKKSELFYDIIENIIRNYIEIIVIKKSKKTNEVIKENFKRKITNYSDKIELYKKILNAYFKHGNFNENTNMWFYEILDVVGDIQKKNNSWLFFNENEKNIFSKWFFQEKLDEFFGKEIKDPERAIFWKSYAYCLKNIDYYEKLAQAIVMEFENHTVIEFGKKGNATYVYPKKNVNSLIIRSWYNNNSIIIVKERLKNWKNAIPLKQFNISNGWNHSSNWQTVFKYRLSELGYRAEGRIWTWR
- a CDS encoding OmpA family protein, giving the protein MKYKYRENDEEKFNYWLSIGDLMSGTLIIFIFLFILQILNVNKKLAEKEELINNLGNLEKKVQELKYKSDSLEKVLGIKQTIITLIIEKFKNENLKIDIDNKTGNIKLDDKILFNLGSAELKPEGKEFLKEFIPRYVEVFLGDRNIRKYVTQIVIEGHTDDIGTYLYNLDLSQKRASNVVKFIYSDEMPEFKWKEELKKIITANGRSEVLPIKNSNGSINRSKSRRVEFQFRLDDEKANEEIRNILKNGVKSYEVNKIKS